From one Hugenholtzia roseola DSM 9546 genomic stretch:
- the thrS gene encoding threonine--tRNA ligase — MQTTQEIKVSLPDGSLRPYPQGTNALDVAKSISEGLARNVLAAEVNGQIVDLTRPLPAQATLKLLTWNDEGGKMAFWHSSAHLLAEALEALYQNVKFAIGPPIENGFYYDVDFGGAPFSSDDLPKIEAKMAELAKQKSDYIRKEISKTEAVAYFTQKNDPYKLELLEGLEEGSITFYTQGNFTDLCRGPHIPNTGAIKAVKLTNVAGAYWRGDEKRQQLTRIYGISFPKEKELKEYLEKLEEAKKRDHRKLGKELELFTFSERVGLGLPLWLPKGTLLRERLEQFLRKEQIKRGYDPVVTPHIGHKNLYITSGHYEKYGADSFQPIKTPAEGEEFFLKPMNCPHHCEIYKSRPRSYRDLPLRLAEFGTVYRYEQSGELHGLTRVRGFTQDDAHLFCTPEQVKEEFKNVIDLVLYVFKVFGFQDYEAQVSLRDPENKTKYVGKDELWDLAERQIKEAAEEKGLKTRIEYGEAAFYGPKLDFMVRDALGRKWQLGTIQVDYNLPERFELEYMGSDNKPHRPVMIHRAPFGSMERFVAILIENTAGNFPIWLAPEQFTILPISERFHDYAQQVLRRLKAQDLRGSIDERGEKIGRKIRDAEVAKTPYMLIVGEKEAEEGKIAIRKKGEGDLGTMSIDEFIRYFIEVVDKELA, encoded by the coding sequence ATGCAAACGACACAAGAAATCAAGGTTTCGCTACCTGACGGTTCTTTGCGCCCGTATCCGCAGGGAACTAACGCCCTCGATGTTGCTAAAAGCATCAGCGAAGGCTTGGCAAGAAATGTATTAGCCGCTGAGGTCAATGGTCAAATCGTCGACCTGACGCGCCCACTGCCTGCACAAGCCACTTTGAAACTCCTGACCTGGAACGACGAAGGCGGCAAAATGGCTTTCTGGCACTCTTCGGCGCACCTTTTAGCAGAAGCTCTCGAAGCGCTCTACCAAAACGTAAAATTTGCCATCGGTCCGCCCATAGAAAATGGCTTTTACTATGATGTGGATTTTGGCGGCGCACCTTTTTCTTCCGACGACTTGCCCAAAATAGAGGCAAAGATGGCAGAATTAGCCAAACAAAAAAGCGATTACATTCGCAAAGAAATTTCCAAAACGGAGGCGGTTGCTTATTTTACCCAAAAAAATGACCCCTACAAGCTCGAACTTTTAGAAGGACTCGAAGAAGGAAGCATCACCTTTTACACACAAGGCAATTTTACCGACCTCTGCCGCGGTCCGCACATTCCCAATACGGGTGCGATTAAAGCCGTCAAGCTCACCAATGTAGCAGGCGCATACTGGCGTGGCGACGAAAAACGCCAACAGCTAACGCGCATCTATGGCATTTCCTTTCCAAAAGAAAAGGAATTGAAAGAGTATTTGGAAAAATTGGAAGAAGCCAAAAAACGCGACCACAGAAAGTTGGGCAAAGAGTTGGAACTCTTTACTTTTTCCGAGCGCGTAGGTTTAGGCTTGCCACTTTGGTTGCCAAAGGGTACGCTTTTGCGCGAAAGGTTAGAACAATTTTTGAGAAAAGAGCAAATCAAGCGTGGCTACGACCCTGTTGTTACGCCTCATATTGGGCATAAAAACCTCTACATCACTTCGGGGCATTACGAAAAATACGGTGCAGATTCCTTTCAGCCCATCAAAACCCCTGCCGAAGGCGAGGAGTTTTTCCTCAAACCAATGAACTGCCCACATCATTGCGAGATTTACAAGTCGCGCCCCCGCTCTTATCGTGATTTGCCGTTGCGTTTGGCAGAATTTGGCACAGTCTATCGTTACGAACAGTCGGGCGAACTGCATGGCTTGACGCGCGTTAGGGGCTTTACCCAAGATGATGCGCACCTTTTCTGCACCCCCGAACAGGTGAAAGAAGAATTTAAAAATGTCATCGATTTGGTCTTGTATGTCTTTAAAGTATTTGGTTTTCAAGACTATGAAGCGCAGGTTTCTTTGCGCGACCCCGAAAATAAGACCAAATATGTAGGCAAAGACGAGCTTTGGGATTTAGCCGAAAGGCAAATCAAAGAAGCCGCCGAAGAAAAAGGACTCAAAACGCGCATAGAGTATGGCGAGGCAGCCTTCTATGGTCCCAAATTAGACTTTATGGTGCGCGACGCTTTGGGTAGAAAGTGGCAGTTGGGTACGATTCAGGTAGATTACAACCTACCCGAACGCTTCGAACTCGAATACATGGGTTCAGACAACAAGCCCCACCGCCCTGTTATGATTCATCGTGCGCCTTTTGGTTCGATGGAGCGTTTTGTGGCGATTCTGATAGAAAACACAGCGGGCAATTTCCCCATTTGGCTTGCGCCCGAACAGTTCACGATTTTGCCTATTTCCGAGCGTTTTCACGATTACGCACAGCAAGTTTTGCGCCGTCTGAAAGCCCAAGACCTACGTGGCTCTATTGATGAGCGAGGCGAAAAAATTGGTAGAAAAATCCGTGATGCCGAAGTTGCCAAAACGCCTTACATGCTTATTGTAGGCGAAAAAGAAGCCGAAGAAGGCAAAATCGCAATTCGCAAAAAAGGCGAAGGCGATTTGGGTACGATGTCCATAGATGAATTTATCCGCTACTTTATCGAGGTAGTAGATAAAGAATTGGCGTAG
- the kdsA gene encoding 3-deoxy-8-phosphooctulonate synthase, translating into MMPLFEQIKNRPFVLSGPCVIESADLLFEVAEKVKAISEKLGFVYIFKASFDKANRTSIHSFRGIGYEKGLEALAAVKARYQLPIVTDIHESHQAAEVGKVADILQIPAFLCRQTDLLVAAAQTGRIVNIKKAQFLSGKDMRYPAQKVADSGNTQILLTERGNAYGNNDLVVDFRNLIEMQTLGYPTVMDMTHAVQKPGGAEGKSGGNRYYAPFFAKAAAAMGVRGFFVETHPNPDKALSDGANMIALDDLESVLAQTLEFVYLAERQQKD; encoded by the coding sequence ATGATGCCATTATTTGAACAAATTAAAAATCGCCCTTTCGTACTTTCAGGTCCTTGTGTGATAGAAAGTGCCGATTTGCTTTTTGAAGTAGCCGAAAAAGTGAAGGCAATTTCCGAAAAGTTAGGTTTTGTTTATATCTTCAAAGCCTCTTTTGATAAGGCGAATCGCACCTCTATTCATTCTTTTCGAGGGATTGGGTATGAAAAGGGCTTAGAAGCGTTGGCGGCGGTGAAGGCGCGTTATCAGTTGCCGATTGTTACCGATATTCACGAATCGCATCAGGCTGCCGAAGTGGGAAAAGTGGCGGATATACTGCAAATTCCTGCTTTTTTATGCCGCCAAACCGACCTTTTAGTGGCGGCTGCACAGACAGGGCGCATTGTCAATATCAAAAAGGCACAATTTCTTTCTGGAAAGGACATGCGCTATCCTGCTCAAAAGGTGGCTGATTCGGGCAATACCCAAATTTTGCTCACCGAGCGAGGCAATGCCTATGGAAACAACGATTTGGTAGTAGATTTTCGAAATCTTATCGAAATGCAAACTTTGGGTTATCCTACCGTCATGGACATGACCCATGCGGTGCAGAAACCGGGCGGCGCAGAGGGCAAAAGTGGTGGCAATCGCTACTACGCGCCTTTTTTCGCAAAAGCCGCCGCCGCTATGGGAGTACGTGGTTTTTTTGTAGAAACGCACCCCAATCCCGACAAAGCCCTTTCCGACGGAGCTAATATGATTGCCCTCGATGATTTAGAAAGTGTTTTAGCGCAAACCCTCGAATTTGTCTATTTGGCAGAAAGGCAGCAAAAAGACTAA
- the phbB gene encoding acetoacetyl-CoA reductase, with protein sequence MLFPKILLVLYLLNPYFHIGKLPNTMDNNKEKMVALVTGATGGIGTSICKKLHDEGYIVVAQYRSRDKAEEWNESLKRDGYDLPLVKADVSDFDAVTKMFEEIKRRVGTVDILVNNAGITRDGSFRKMSFEQWKDVIDTDLTSVFNCCRMAIEDMLTSGYGRIVNVSSVNGQRGQFGQVNYSAAKAGMHGLTKSLAMEVARKGITVNTISPGYIATDMVMAVKEEIRNQIIEGIPVGRLGTPEEIAHLIAYLASDMAGFVTGANFAINGGQHVY encoded by the coding sequence TTGCTTTTCCCAAAGATTCTATTAGTTTTGTATCTGCTTAATCCTTATTTTCATATCGGCAAACTTCCCAACACAATGGATAACAACAAAGAAAAAATGGTCGCCTTAGTTACAGGTGCAACAGGTGGCATTGGCACATCAATTTGCAAGAAACTGCACGACGAGGGCTATATCGTAGTGGCGCAATATCGCAGCCGCGACAAGGCTGAAGAGTGGAATGAAAGCCTCAAACGCGACGGCTATGATTTGCCTTTGGTAAAAGCTGATGTGTCCGACTTTGATGCCGTAACCAAAATGTTTGAAGAAATCAAACGCAGAGTAGGCACAGTGGATATCTTAGTCAATAATGCAGGCATTACGCGCGATGGCAGCTTTCGCAAGATGTCCTTCGAGCAGTGGAAAGATGTCATCGATACCGACCTAACCAGCGTCTTCAACTGTTGTAGAATGGCGATTGAAGACATGCTCACCAGCGGCTATGGCAGAATTGTCAATGTTTCTTCGGTCAATGGGCAGCGTGGGCAGTTTGGACAGGTCAATTATAGTGCCGCCAAAGCGGGTATGCATGGGCTTACCAAAAGTTTGGCTATGGAAGTAGCCCGCAAAGGCATTACGGTTAATACCATTTCGCCCGGCTATATCGCAACCGATATGGTGATGGCGGTAAAGGAGGAAATCCGCAACCAAATCATCGAGGGGATTCCTGTGGGCAGATTGGGTACGCCCGAAGAGATTGCGCACTTAATCGCCTATCTTGCCTCTGATATGGCAGGCTTCGTTACGGGTGCAAACTTTGCCATCAACGGCGGACAGCACGTTTATTAA
- a CDS encoding lysophospholipid acyltransferase family protein — MKTPDEPQPQANARNSKTFRRRKLFSAQRQRKKGIWGYLPHIKLPKTKLKLIRKDPFGNIIILKRALIGLAGLATYSRFNIINQMKVVGAEHLLDLPTKNVLFISNHQTYYADVMALYHIFCSVKWRFTNINLPIYLFLPRVKTFYVAAEETMLQSGWLPRILSYAGAVTVRRSWRAAGEEVQRGADRNAPDKIKQALEYGWVVTFPQGTTKAFAPVRKGAAHLIHQFKPIVVPVEIDGFRRAFDKKGLFFKKRGVQLSVTFKKPLQFTEEHSIADIQAFIEKHVGINKAPQTLPHQQKKFGVA; from the coding sequence ATGAAAACTCCTGACGAGCCACAGCCCCAAGCCAACGCCCGCAATTCCAAAACCTTTAGACGTAGGAAACTTTTTTCCGCCCAAAGGCAGCGAAAAAAAGGCATCTGGGGCTACCTACCGCACATCAAGCTCCCCAAAACCAAGCTCAAACTTATCAGAAAAGACCCCTTCGGCAATATCATTATCCTCAAACGCGCCCTTATCGGTTTGGCGGGGCTGGCTACTTATAGCCGCTTCAATATCATCAACCAAATGAAAGTAGTGGGCGCAGAGCATCTTTTAGACCTGCCTACCAAAAATGTACTCTTTATCTCAAACCATCAGACCTACTATGCAGACGTAATGGCACTCTACCATATCTTTTGCAGCGTCAAATGGCGTTTTACCAACATCAATCTGCCAATTTATCTCTTCCTGCCGCGCGTCAAAACTTTTTATGTGGCTGCCGAAGAAACCATGTTGCAAAGTGGCTGGCTGCCGCGCATCTTGTCTTATGCAGGAGCGGTTACGGTCAGAAGGAGCTGGCGAGCCGCAGGCGAAGAAGTGCAGCGCGGGGCAGACCGAAATGCGCCCGATAAAATCAAACAAGCCTTAGAATATGGCTGGGTCGTAACCTTTCCACAAGGCACTACCAAAGCCTTCGCGCCTGTCCGAAAGGGAGCGGCGCACCTGATTCACCAATTCAAGCCCATTGTCGTGCCTGTCGAAATAGACGGTTTCAGACGTGCCTTTGATAAAAAAGGACTCTTTTTCAAAAAAAGAGGCGTGCAGCTTTCTGTAACTTTCAAAAAGCCCCTTCAATTTACCGAAGAACATTCTATTGCCGACATCCAAGCCTTCATAGAAAAGCATGTAGGCATCAACAAAGCACCCCAAACGCTGCCCCACCAACAGAAAAAATTTGGCGTAGCTTAA
- the pckA gene encoding phosphoenolpyruvate carboxykinase (ATP) translates to MQEQGVKSALSGIAELGITEAAKVYWNLSAAELIERAVRSEGATLTDTGALMCDTGKFTGRSPKDRFIVRDAKTENTVWWGDINIAFSPEKFDALYEKMIQSLKGRELFVRDAFAGADPEYRLNIRVVNTTAWANLFCNNLFMRPTVEELKAHRPDFTIIQNPDFFADPAVDGTRQGNFAIINFTRKIILIGGTAYTGEMKKSIFSILNYLLPQERGVLSMHCSANIGQDGDTAIFFGLSGTGKTTLSADPNRPLIGDDEHGWTDKGVFNFEGGCYAKVIDLTEEKEPQIWHAIKFGTLVENTRFYEGTRQVDYTNNSVTENTRAAYPIHYIDNAVEPSVGAIPKNIFFLTCDAYGVLPPISKLSKGQAMYHFISGYTAKIAGTEMGVTDPQKTFSACFGAAFLPLHPTKYAEMLGRKMEENSVNVWLVNTGWTGGGHGVGSRMKLPFTRAMITAALNGSLEKVSYEEHPIFGVQMPTTCPEVPTQILNPRKTWANPADYDQQANALANAFVKNFEKYADFANDEILAGAPKATVTQS, encoded by the coding sequence ATGCAAGAACAAGGAGTCAAATCTGCCCTTAGCGGCATAGCAGAGTTAGGTATTACAGAGGCTGCCAAGGTGTATTGGAATCTATCGGCTGCCGAACTGATTGAAAGAGCAGTCCGTAGTGAAGGCGCAACTCTGACCGACACAGGTGCTTTGATGTGCGATACGGGCAAATTTACAGGGCGTTCTCCCAAAGACCGTTTTATCGTCAGAGATGCCAAAACCGAAAATACCGTTTGGTGGGGCGATATAAACATTGCCTTCTCACCTGAAAAGTTCGATGCTTTGTATGAAAAAATGATACAGAGCTTAAAAGGCAGAGAGTTGTTTGTGCGCGATGCCTTTGCAGGGGCAGACCCTGAATATCGCCTCAATATTCGTGTGGTCAATACCACAGCTTGGGCAAATCTTTTCTGCAACAACCTCTTTATGCGCCCGACGGTGGAAGAGTTGAAGGCACACAGACCTGATTTTACCATTATCCAAAACCCCGACTTTTTCGCCGACCCTGCTGTAGATGGCACACGACAAGGCAATTTTGCTATTATCAATTTCACGCGCAAAATTATCCTTATCGGTGGAACTGCCTACACAGGCGAAATGAAAAAAAGTATTTTTTCTATCCTCAACTACCTCTTGCCGCAGGAGCGTGGCGTGCTTTCTATGCACTGTAGCGCAAATATTGGACAAGACGGCGATACGGCTATCTTTTTCGGGCTTTCGGGAACAGGCAAAACAACGCTTTCTGCCGACCCTAACCGTCCCCTTATCGGCGACGACGAACATGGCTGGACAGACAAAGGGGTTTTCAATTTCGAGGGTGGCTGCTATGCCAAAGTAATTGATTTGACCGAGGAGAAAGAACCCCAAATCTGGCACGCCATCAAATTTGGAACGTTGGTAGAAAATACGCGCTTCTATGAAGGCACGCGCCAAGTGGATTATACCAATAATAGCGTAACCGAAAATACACGCGCTGCCTATCCTATCCACTACATCGACAACGCCGTAGAGCCTTCCGTAGGCGCGATTCCCAAAAATATCTTCTTCCTAACCTGTGACGCTTACGGCGTTTTGCCTCCTATCTCAAAATTGAGCAAGGGACAAGCCATGTACCACTTCATTTCGGGCTACACCGCCAAAATCGCAGGTACAGAAATGGGCGTTACAGACCCACAAAAGACTTTTTCCGCTTGCTTCGGTGCAGCCTTCCTGCCTTTGCACCCTACCAAATACGCCGAAATGCTTGGCAGAAAGATGGAAGAAAATAGCGTCAATGTTTGGCTTGTCAATACAGGCTGGACAGGTGGCGGACATGGCGTAGGCTCACGCATGAAATTGCCCTTTACACGTGCTATGATTACGGCTGCCCTCAACGGAAGTCTGGAAAAGGTAAGCTATGAAGAACACCCCATCTTTGGCGTTCAGATGCCTACCACTTGCCCCGAAGTGCCTACACAGATTCTCAATCCGCGCAAAACTTGGGCAAATCCTGCCGATTACGACCAGCAAGCCAACGCCTTAGCCAACGCCTTTGTCAAGAATTTCGAGAAATATGCAGATTTCGCCAACGACGAAATTTTGGCAGGCGCACCCAAAGCTACCGTAACGCAGTCGTAA
- a CDS encoding DEAD/DEAH box helicase produces the protein MDVFPNKPFQIVYALFHHEYLGYLFESFVVQLDGQNRLTLAYQNISSRNAKDFASRLTETDFELIALMDSIQGEAVFRKFAQRNRREYSFDFFFRVYDPKKGDTNLQKMIAQFVEDKKAQILSKLKGKLIFVMGNENPTHKPIKMAETPASILFHFFKNQENTHYFPTIKYDGKKLEFRQRKDAFLICTQPAWLLLDDTLYHFEKHVDGNKLKPFLQKKFIVIPKNLESEYYQKFVAPLISQYDVHAEGFKIIDEQVALNPVLKMEVHTQTAVALFGGQNSDSSHDYLTFELYFKYGDKLFTRVENNEQNSVVLEKKGEEQYVFRKFRRQIKLEKEIIKSISTENKNFYNDKIIFTYQEGFEWLYQKRHIFEQYQMEVLQSPAQKKRFFLGKSKINLEFKENRDWFDVRAKVYFGEFEIPFLALRNLILEKQNEYRLPNGEIAVIPQEWFAQYTDLFNFIQKAKHISEESEHILQKHHIALVKELEEGNLASVVMSRKLESLKDFEKIEDYPLPQNFKGQLRPYQKAGYNWMRFLQEYHLGGCLADDMGLGKTVQTLALLQEFRERNEKATSLLVMPTSLLYNWAVEAKKFTPDIKVCTYTGTDRNKDISYFAQYDLILTTYGIARIDIDALKNFYFDYIILDESQTIKNPASHTARAVRELKARYKLILTGTPIENTTLDLWSQMNFVNHGLLGNQSFFREEFLLPIEKRNDAAKLQKLQTIIKPFILRRTKKQVAQDLPEKIENLQYCPMTTEQEQVYESTKSSFRNKILHEIDEKGIQASQILLLQGLTLLRQIANHPRLTDPTYLHSSGKMEAVWEKLQEVVSEGHKVLIFSQFVKHLTLMRELLDGEKVRYAYLDGSTKDRQKEVETFQNDKDTLVFLLSIKAGGVGLNLTAAEYVFILDPWWNPAVEAQAIDRAHRIGQKNSVFVYKFITQNSVEEKILALQQEKMALSDDLITIEENFVKRLGRGDIEALLG, from the coding sequence AACATTTCCTCTCGCAATGCCAAAGATTTCGCCTCACGCCTAACCGAAACAGATTTCGAGCTAATTGCCCTAATGGACTCGATTCAGGGGGAAGCGGTTTTTCGGAAATTTGCCCAACGCAACCGTAGGGAATATAGCTTTGACTTCTTTTTTCGCGTCTATGACCCCAAAAAGGGCGATACGAATTTGCAAAAAATGATTGCCCAATTTGTAGAAGATAAAAAAGCCCAAATACTAAGCAAATTAAAAGGCAAACTAATTTTTGTGATGGGAAACGAAAATCCCACACACAAGCCTATCAAGATGGCAGAAACGCCTGCTTCTATCTTGTTTCATTTTTTTAAAAATCAGGAGAATACGCATTACTTTCCCACGATAAAATACGACGGGAAAAAGCTGGAATTTAGGCAGCGCAAAGATGCTTTTTTGATATGCACACAGCCCGCGTGGTTGCTTTTAGATGATACTTTGTACCATTTTGAAAAGCATGTAGATGGCAATAAACTCAAACCCTTTTTGCAGAAAAAGTTTATCGTCATTCCAAAAAATTTGGAAAGTGAATATTATCAGAAATTTGTTGCGCCGCTCATTTCACAATATGATGTCCATGCCGAAGGCTTCAAAATCATAGACGAGCAAGTTGCGCTCAATCCTGTTTTGAAGATGGAAGTGCATACCCAGACGGCAGTGGCACTTTTTGGCGGACAAAATAGCGATTCGAGCCACGATTATCTCACCTTCGAACTCTATTTCAAATATGGCGATAAGCTCTTTACAAGGGTAGAAAACAATGAACAAAATAGTGTAGTTTTGGAAAAAAAAGGCGAGGAGCAGTATGTTTTCAGGAAATTTAGACGACAGATAAAATTAGAAAAAGAAATCATTAAAAGCATTTCTACCGAAAACAAAAACTTCTACAACGACAAAATCATCTTCACCTACCAAGAAGGCTTCGAATGGCTTTATCAGAAACGGCACATTTTTGAGCAGTATCAGATGGAAGTATTGCAGTCGCCTGCCCAAAAGAAGCGATTTTTCTTAGGCAAGTCTAAAATAAATTTAGAATTTAAAGAAAATAGAGATTGGTTTGATGTGCGTGCCAAAGTCTATTTCGGAGAGTTTGAGATTCCCTTTCTGGCGTTGCGCAATTTGATTTTAGAGAAACAAAATGAATATCGCCTGCCCAATGGTGAAATTGCCGTCATTCCGCAAGAATGGTTTGCACAATACACCGACTTGTTTAACTTTATACAAAAAGCCAAACATATTAGCGAAGAAAGCGAACATATCCTACAAAAACACCACATTGCCTTAGTCAAGGAATTAGAGGAGGGAAATTTAGCCTCTGTCGTGATGAGTAGGAAGTTAGAATCTTTAAAGGATTTTGAAAAGATTGAAGACTATCCGCTGCCACAAAACTTCAAAGGACAACTGCGCCCCTATCAAAAGGCGGGCTATAATTGGATGCGCTTTTTGCAAGAATACCACTTGGGCGGCTGCTTGGCAGACGACATGGGTTTGGGCAAGACCGTACAGACCTTAGCCCTTTTGCAGGAATTTCGCGAGCGCAACGAGAAAGCCACTTCGCTCCTTGTGATGCCTACTTCCCTGCTCTATAATTGGGCAGTAGAAGCAAAAAAGTTTACACCCGACATAAAAGTTTGTACTTATACAGGAACAGATAGAAATAAAGACATTTCTTATTTTGCCCAATACGACCTTATCCTGACCACTTATGGCATTGCGCGTATTGATATAGACGCGCTCAAAAACTTTTATTTTGATTACATCATCTTAGACGAATCGCAAACGATAAAAAATCCTGCCTCGCATACGGCACGTGCAGTGCGCGAATTGAAGGCGCGTTACAAACTTATCCTGACGGGTACGCCCATAGAAAACACAACCTTAGACCTTTGGTCGCAAATGAATTTTGTCAATCATGGGCTTTTGGGCAATCAGAGCTTTTTTAGAGAAGAATTTTTACTGCCCATAGAAAAGCGAAACGACGCGGCGAAATTGCAAAAATTACAGACCATTATCAAGCCCTTTATCTTGCGCCGTACCAAAAAGCAGGTAGCGCAAGATTTGCCCGAAAAGATAGAAAATCTACAATACTGCCCCATGACAACCGAGCAGGAGCAAGTTTATGAAAGTACAAAATCTTCCTTTCGCAACAAAATCTTACACGAGATTGATGAAAAAGGGATTCAAGCCTCTCAAATTTTACTCTTGCAGGGTCTTACCCTTTTGCGCCAGATTGCCAATCACCCGCGCCTAACAGACCCTACCTATCTACATTCTTCGGGTAAGATGGAAGCCGTTTGGGAAAAGCTACAAGAGGTAGTAAGCGAAGGTCATAAGGTATTGATTTTCAGCCAATTTGTAAAGCATCTGACCCTTATGCGCGAACTTTTAGATGGCGAAAAAGTGCGTTATGCCTACTTAGATGGTAGCACCAAAGACCGCCAAAAAGAAGTGGAAACCTTCCAGAACGACAAAGATACCTTAGTATTTTTGCTTTCTATCAAAGCAGGCGGCGTAGGGCTTAATCTTACCGCTGCCGAATATGTTTTCATTTTAGACCCTTGGTGGAATCCTGCCGTAGAAGCACAGGCGATAGATAGGGCGCATAGAATTGGACAAAAAAATAGCGTTTTTGTCTATAAATTTATTACGCAAAATAGCGTAGAAGAAAAGATTTTAGCCCTGCAACAGGAAAAAATGGCACTTTCCGACGACCTTATCACGATTGAGGAAAACTTTGTCAAGCGTTTGGGCAGAGGCGATATCGAGGCTCTTTTGGGATAG
- a CDS encoding M50 family metallopeptidase, translating to MHSSQSDLKNLSPQEKENASSMLLLLGAGLLTIILWNVPYGQFILYPFTILGTWFHEMGHGLTAMLVGGTFHKLELYPNGSGVAYSSLAEGSRLGRAATAAGGLIAPALFGVLLIILGKKRKWAKAGLLGLGGFILLSVLIWVRSLFGFGIMTLLGAAIITIAVKGKDGLRFFMVQFLGIQAWASMYMSVDYMFSDKAHVGGAVHLSDTAAIADQLFLPYWVWGGLISIFAILLLLVSLWVAFRKG from the coding sequence ATGCACTCCTCCCAATCAGACCTCAAAAACCTTTCGCCTCAAGAAAAAGAAAATGCCTCCTCTATGCTCCTTTTATTAGGGGCAGGCTTGCTCACGATTATTCTGTGGAACGTCCCTTATGGGCAATTTATCCTCTATCCTTTCACCATTTTGGGAACTTGGTTTCATGAAATGGGGCATGGACTAACGGCAATGTTGGTAGGCGGCACTTTCCACAAATTAGAACTGTATCCCAATGGTTCGGGCGTAGCTTATAGCTCGTTAGCCGAAGGCTCGCGCTTGGGAAGGGCTGCCACTGCCGCAGGCGGACTTATTGCGCCTGCCCTTTTCGGGGTCTTGCTCATCATTTTAGGAAAGAAACGCAAATGGGCAAAAGCGGGCTTGTTAGGCTTAGGGGGCTTTATCTTACTTTCGGTACTTATCTGGGTGCGCTCGCTTTTTGGCTTCGGCATCATGACCCTTTTAGGAGCTGCCATCATCACCATTGCCGTAAAGGGCAAAGATGGACTTCGCTTTTTTATGGTGCAATTTTTAGGCATACAGGCTTGGGCAAGCATGTATATGAGCGTAGATTATATGTTTTCAGATAAAGCCCACGTAGGCGGCGCGGTACATCTTTCCGATACTGCCGCGATTGCAGACCAACTCTTCCTACCTTATTGGGTCTGGGGAGGCTTGATTTCCATTTTCGCTATCCTGCTGCTTTTGGTCAGTCTTTGGGTTGCTTTTAGAAAGGGATAA